In the Corvus cornix cornix isolate S_Up_H32 chromosome 18, ASM73873v5, whole genome shotgun sequence genome, one interval contains:
- the AATK gene encoding serine/threonine-protein kinase LMTK1 isoform X3, with amino-acid sequence MGRFPAAAAAMAAAFLSPSLAFSSHFDPDGTPLSELSWSSSLAVVAVSFSGLFTFIFLMLACLCCKKGDIGFKEFENAEGDDYVTELSAQGSPAPQHGPEVYVLPLTKVSLPMAKQPGRSVQLLKSADLGRQSLLYLKEIGHGWFGKVFLGEVNSGISSTQVVVKELKASASVQDQMQFLEEAQPYRALQHTNLLQCLAQCAEVTPYLLVMEFCPLGDLKGYLRSCRGAEAMTPDLLTLQRMACEVACGVLHLHRNNYIHSDLALRNCLLTADLTVKIGDYGLSHCKYKTLHTWQDDYFVTADQLWVPLRWIAPELIDEVHGNLLVVDQTKASNVWSLGVTIWELFELGSQPYDHYSDRQVLAYAIKEQQLKLPKPQLKLSLSERWYEVMQFCWLQPEQRPTAEEVHLLLSYLCAKGATEAEEDFEKRWNSMKPNGSASGSHHGPELSSFPLLEQFSADGFPSDGDDILTVMETSHGLNFEYKWEHTKTEHFQAPLGSLSPSSAARYHDLYYPATTAGLSLGVSPSCYECKASGCPGVPVPGVVPILGAHSPSLGSEYYIRIEGPGEGSAELDYAMCTYSPAGERGALRPPAGWRAQGGRGGGTYDSDGSPTVSLSMEPLLGHAPAGEGSWECAEYYPYPCPGQEPRGYEPTPSHGAEGYLLAEEPPQPGSQDWPVPAFQPGVFADPLGVSPSGNCAYSPPGYGGTPGPSGVPPDCVALELGEDSPPSAPHPPGASPPPQRHPWASNSSSNNNIGSGSPREPPAGDSWCYRRMITFRGLMAKPLGTVPRGQPQLGGSPPGHDFLRPRQDQPPAMAGGSSSPCRSPSPRRQAWHGRDSSPCGPAQPGTLAGSPAAPWGPAAAPTPAPGAPRDARPEESSAAGSPARSPLSPAAPGPGEAAPTMAGTAAPNPGPPGEPGADGAQPTPEPAEAPAPVPAEAVAESGACAAGDADRTPDKTFSSSSFPSVDEGSDEDTAELTSGVFTDFSGEYTERAEAVPALRSLQKQVGTPDSLESLDIPSTASSCEVLSPGAFAPAGQARALDSGYDTENNESPEFVLKEPHEPREPEAFSQLGKPPPGLPGGEAPGPETRLPSAPGAELPGLAEKSPYRDSAYFSDCDAEAERGHKDEGDSDGSRTPEAEEGPRSPTQDIGRGEDPLHPPGAPGSPPAAPGVAVAVPTPAAVALEGDWVGTEAGSAPEQAPGTEQSPAGTGLVPGSPPRPDTDTCPPGSVTPKTFLLTPVPVSPGEPSAVGGTCMPEGVPGLGGATVGDKQTVTPALGLGDLGLPLEGTGAGDAPGGPSTLLPGGKSPPGLSPPPAAPERREEPEEEEEDTEDSDESDEELRCYNIQEQSEESEEEPAAVPIVVAESQSGRNLRSLLKMPSLLSEAFCEDLERKKKAVSFYDDVTIYLFDQESPTRELAEQSFPEPTLPSGQPPSPSGQPPASGSPPSPTDRLGASDDSSDGNASEESGGFEWDDDFPLMPVKPSLVASLPGTPAEPPAAVPALPALVPAQKQVLPIQFSRFTVSPAPVSRFSITHVSDSDMDSIGGSSEDGDRE; translated from the exons ACGGCACCCCCCTTAGCGAGCTCTCCTGGTCCTCCTCGCTGGCCGTTGTGGCCGTTTCCTTCTCGGGGCTCTTCACCTTCATCTTCCTCATGTTGGCCTGTCTGTGCTGCAAGAAGGGGGACATTGGCTTCAAG GAGTTTGAGAACGCTGAGGGGGACGACTACGTGACAGAGCTGTCGGCCCAGGGCTCGCCGGCCCCCCAGCATGGCCCCGAGGTCTATGTCCTGCCCCTCAccaaggtgtccctgcccatggccaaGCAGCCGGGGCGCTCAG TGCAGCTCCTCAAGTCGGCGGACCTGGGGCGGCAGAGCCTGCTCTACCTGAAGGAGATCGGGCATGGCTGGTTCGGCAAG GTGTTCCTGGGGGAGGTGAACTCGGGCATCAGCAGCACCCAGGTGGTGGTGAAGGAGCTGAAGGCGAGTGCCAGCGTGCAGGACCAGATGCAGTTCCTGGAGGAAGCGCAGCCCTACAG AGCCCTCCAGCACACCaacctgctgcagtgcctggcccAGTGCGCCGAGGTCACCCCGTACCTGCTGGTGATGGAGTTCTGCCCGCTG GGTGACCTGAAGGGGTACCTGCGGAGCTGCCGGGGGGCCGAGGCCATGACCCCGGACCTGCTGACCCTGCAGAGGATGGCGTGCGAGGTGGCCTGCGGTGTCCTGCATCTGCACAGGAACAACTACATCCACAG TGACCTGGCCCTGCGGAACTGCCTCCTGACCGCCGACCTCACTGTGAAGATCGGGGACTATGGGCTCTCGCACTGCAAGTACAAA ACCCTGCACACTTGGCAGGACGACTACTTCGTGACGGCCGACCAGCTGTGGGTGCCGCTGCGCTGGATCGCGCCCGAGCTCATCGATGAGGTGCACGGCAACCTGCTTGTGGTGGACCAGACCAAGGCCAGCAATGTCTG GTCGCTGGGCGTCACCATCTGGGAGCTGTTTGAGCTGGGCAGCCAGCCCTACGACCACTACTCCGACCGCCAAGTGCTGGCCTACGCCAtcaaggagcagcagctgaagctgcccaAGCCCCAGCTGAAGCTGTCGCTGTCGGAGCGCTG GTACGAGGTGATGCAgttctgctggctgcagcctgagcagcgCCCCACAGCCGAGGAGGTGCACCTGCTGCTGTCCTACCTGTGCGCCAAGGGGGCCACAGAGGCGGAGGAGGACTTCGAGAAGCGCTGGAATTCCATGAAGCCCAACGGCAGCGCCAGCGGCAGCCACCACGGCCCCGAGCTCTCGTCCTTCCCGCTGCTGGAGCAGTTCTCAGCCGACGGGTTCCCCTCAGACGGGGACGACATCCTCACTGTCATGGAGACCAGCCATGGCCTCAACTTCGAGTACAAGTGGGAGCACACCAAGACCGAGCACTTCCAGGCCCCCCTGGGGtccctgagccccagcagcGCCGCCCGCTACCACGACCTCTATTACCCGGCCACGACggcagggctcagcctgggggTGTCCCCGTCCTGCTACGAGTGCAAGGCGTCCGGCTGCCCCGGGGTGCCGGTGCCCGGCGTGGTGCCCATACTGGGCGCCCACAGCCCCTCGCTGGGCAGCGAGTACTACATCCGCATCGAGGGCCCCGGCGAGGGCAGCGCCGAGCTGGACTACGCCATGTGCACCTACAGCCCGGCGGGCGAGCGCGGGGCCCTGCGCCCCCCGGCCGGCTGGAGAGCCCagggcggccgcggcggcggcaccTACGACTCGGACGGCAGCCCCACCGTGTCCCTGAGCATGGAGCCGCTGCTGGGCCACGCGCCCGCGGGCGAGGGCTCCTGGGAGTGCGCCGAGTACTACCCCTACCCCTGCCCCGGGCAGGAGCCGCGGGGCTACGAGCCGACCCCCAGCCACGGGGCCGAGGGCTATCTGCTGGCGGAGGAGCCCCCCCAGCCGGGCAGCCAGGACTGGCCCGTCCCCGCCTTCCAGCCCGGTGTCTTTGCCGACCCGCTGGGCGTCTCGCCGTCGGGGAACTGCGCCTACAGCCCCCCGGGGTACGGGGGGACACCGGGCCCGAGCGGGGTCCCGCCGGACTGCGTGGCGCTGGAGCTGGGCGAGGACAGCCCCCCCAGCGCCCCCCACCCGCCCGGTGCCAGCCCCCCGCCTCAGCGCCATCCCTGGGCCTCCAACAGCTCCTCCAACAACAACATCGGCAGCGGCAGCCCCCGCGAGCCCCCGGCCGGCGACAGCTGGTGCTACCGCCGCATGATCACCTTCCGCGGGCTCATGGCCAAGCCGCTGGGCACAGTGCCCCGCGGGCAGCCCCAGCTCGGGGGGTCCCCGCCGGGACACGACTTCCTCCGCCCGCGGCAGGATCAGCCCCCCGCAATGGCCGGCGGCTCCTCCTCCCCGTGCCGCTCGCCCTCCCCGCGGCGGCAGGCCTGGCACGGCCGTGACTCATCACCCTGCGGCCCCGCGCAGCCCGGCACGCTGGCGGGCAGCCCCGCCGCGCCCTGgggccccgccgcggccccgaCACCTGCGCCGGGGGCCCCGCGCGATGCCCGGCCCGAGGAGAGCTCGGCGGCGGGAAGCCCTGCCCGCAGCCCGCTGTcccccgccgcgccggggccgggggaggCCGCCCCCACCATGGCTGGCACGGCCGCCCCGAACCCCGGCCCCCCCGGCGAGCCCGGCGCAGATGGCGCCCAGCCCACACCGGAGCCCGCCGAGGCGCCCGCGCCGGTGCCCGCGGAGGCCGTGGCTGAGAGCGGCGCCTGTGCCGCCGGCGACGCCGACCGGACGCCGGACAAGAcgttctccagcagcagcttccccagcGTGGACGAGGGCAGCGACGAGGACACGGCCGAGCTGACCTCCGGCGTCTTCACCGACTTCTCCGGGGAATACACGGAGCGGGCGGAGGCGGTCCCGGCGCTCAGGTCCCTGCAGAAGCAGGTGGGGACGCCGGACTCGCTGGAGTCGCTGGACATCCCCTCCACGGCCAGCTCCTGCGAGGTGCTCAGCCCCGGCGCCTTCGCGCCCGCCGGCCAAGCCCGCGCCCTCGACAGCGGCTACGACACCGAGAACAACGAGTCCCCCGAGTTCGTCCTTAAGGAGCCCCACGAGCCCCGAGAGCCCGAAGCCTTCAGCCAGCTGGGGAAGCCgcccccggggctgccggggggCGAGGCTCCGGGCCCTGAAACGCGGCTGCCCAGTGCCCCGGGGGCCGAGCTGCCCGGCCTGGCCGAGAAGAGCCCCTACCGCGACTCTGCCTATTTCTCCGACTGCGACGCCGAGGCCGAGCGCGGCCACAAGGACGAGGGGGACAGCGATGGGTCCCGCACGCCGGAGGCAGAGGAGGGTCCTCGCTCCCCTACGCAGGACATAGGACGAGGAGAGGACCCGCTGCACCCGCCGGGGGCACCCGGCAGCCCCCCGGCAGCGCCTGGCGTCGCGGTGGCAGTGCCCACACCAGCGGCGGTGGCTTTGGAGGGGGACTGGGTGGGGACAGAGGCCGGGAGCGCGCCGGAGCAGGCACCTGGCACCGAGCAGAGCCCCGCTGGCACGGGGCTGGTGCCGGGCAGCCCCCCGCGCCCTGACACAGACACCTGTCCCCCGGGCTCTGTGACCCCCAAGACTTTCCTCTTGACCCCAGTGCCAGTGAGCCCTGGGGAGCCATCGGCTGTCGGAGGGACCTGCATGCCCGAGGGCGTCCCTGGACTTGGGGGAGCCACAGTGGGGGACAAACAGACTGTGACCCCCGCGCTGGGGCTTGGGGACCTGGGCCTGCCCCTGGAGGGGACTGGGGCGGGCGATGCACCAGGGGGTCCCAGCACGCTGCTGCCTGGGGGCAAATCCCCCCCGGGTCTCTCCCCGCCCCCGGCTGCCCCCGAGCGCCGTGAGgagccagaggaggaggaggaggacacaGAAGACAGCGACGAGTCGGACGAGGAGCTGCGCTGCTACAACATCCAGGAGCAGAGCGAGGAGAGCGAGGAGGAGCCGGCAGCTGTGCCCATCGTGGTGGCCGAGAGCCAGAGTGGCCGGAACCTGCGCAGCCTCCTCAAGATGCCCAGCCTGCTGTCCGAGGCCTTCTGCGAGGACCTGGAGCGCAAGAAAAAGGCTGTCTCCTTCTATGATGACGTGACCATCTACCTCTTCGACCAG gaaagcccCACGAGGGAgctggctgagcagagcttcCCGGAGCCCACCCTGCCTTCAGGGCAGCCCCCCTCGCCTTCGGGGCAGCCCCCTGCCAGTggcagcccccccagccccacggaCAGGCTTGGAGCCTCCGACGACTCCTCAGATGGCAACGCCTCGGAAGAGA GTGGTGGCTTTGAGTGGGATGACGACTTCCCGCTGATGCCAGTGAAGCCGTCCTTGGTGGCCTCGCTGCCGGGGACGCCGGCGGAGCCCCCCGCGGCCGTGCCCGCCCTGCCCGCCCTGGTGCCGGCGCAGAAACAGGTGCTGCCCATCCAGTTCTCCCGGTTCACGGTGTCACCCGCCCCGGTGTCCCGGTTCTCCATCACCCACGTCTCCGACTCGGACATGGACTCCATAGGAG gCAGCAGCGAAGACGGCGACCGGGAGTGA
- the AATK gene encoding serine/threonine-protein kinase LMTK1 isoform X4: MGRFPAAAAAMAAAFLSPSLAFSSHFDPDGTPLSELSWSSSLAVVAVSFSGLFTFIFLMLACLCCKKGDIGFKEFENAEGDDYVTELSAQGSPAPQHGPEVYVLPLTKVSLPMAKQPGRSVQLLKSADLGRQSLLYLKEIGHGWFGKVFLGEVNSGISSTQVVVKELKASASVQDQMQFLEEAQPYRALQHTNLLQCLAQCAEVTPYLLVMEFCPLGDLKGYLRSCRGAEAMTPDLLTLQRMACEVACGVLHLHRNNYIHSDLALRNCLLTADLTVKIGDYGLSHCKYKDDYFVTADQLWVPLRWIAPELIDEVHGNLLVVDQTKASNVWSLGVTIWELFELGSQPYDHYSDRQVLAYAIKEQQLKLPKPQLKLSLSERWYEVMQFCWLQPEQRPTAEEVHLLLSYLCAKGATEAEEDFEKRWNSMKPNGSASGSHHGPELSSFPLLEQFSADGFPSDGDDILTVMETSHGLNFEYKWEHTKTEHFQAPLGSLSPSSAARYHDLYYPATTAGLSLGVSPSCYECKASGCPGVPVPGVVPILGAHSPSLGSEYYIRIEGPGEGSAELDYAMCTYSPAGERGALRPPAGWRAQGGRGGGTYDSDGSPTVSLSMEPLLGHAPAGEGSWECAEYYPYPCPGQEPRGYEPTPSHGAEGYLLAEEPPQPGSQDWPVPAFQPGVFADPLGVSPSGNCAYSPPGYGGTPGPSGVPPDCVALELGEDSPPSAPHPPGASPPPQRHPWASNSSSNNNIGSGSPREPPAGDSWCYRRMITFRGLMAKPLGTVPRGQPQLGGSPPGHDFLRPRQDQPPAMAGGSSSPCRSPSPRRQAWHGRDSSPCGPAQPGTLAGSPAAPWGPAAAPTPAPGAPRDARPEESSAAGSPARSPLSPAAPGPGEAAPTMAGTAAPNPGPPGEPGADGAQPTPEPAEAPAPVPAEAVAESGACAAGDADRTPDKTFSSSSFPSVDEGSDEDTAELTSGVFTDFSGEYTERAEAVPALRSLQKQVGTPDSLESLDIPSTASSCEVLSPGAFAPAGQARALDSGYDTENNESPEFVLKEPHEPREPEAFSQLGKPPPGLPGGEAPGPETRLPSAPGAELPGLAEKSPYRDSAYFSDCDAEAERGHKDEGDSDGSRTPEAEEGPRSPTQDIGRGEDPLHPPGAPGSPPAAPGVAVAVPTPAAVALEGDWVGTEAGSAPEQAPGTEQSPAGTGLVPGSPPRPDTDTCPPGSVTPKTFLLTPVPVSPGEPSAVGGTCMPEGVPGLGGATVGDKQTVTPALGLGDLGLPLEGTGAGDAPGGPSTLLPGGKSPPGLSPPPAAPERREEPEEEEEDTEDSDESDEELRCYNIQEQSEESEEEPAAVPIVVAESQSGRNLRSLLKMPSLLSEAFCEDLERKKKAVSFYDDVTIYLFDQESPTRELAEQSFPEPTLPSGQPPSPSGQPPASGSPPSPTDRLGASDDSSDGNASEESGGFEWDDDFPLMPVKPSLVASLPGTPAEPPAAVPALPALVPAQKQVLPIQFSRFTVSPAPVSRFSITHVSDSDMDSIGGSSEDGDRE; this comes from the exons ACGGCACCCCCCTTAGCGAGCTCTCCTGGTCCTCCTCGCTGGCCGTTGTGGCCGTTTCCTTCTCGGGGCTCTTCACCTTCATCTTCCTCATGTTGGCCTGTCTGTGCTGCAAGAAGGGGGACATTGGCTTCAAG GAGTTTGAGAACGCTGAGGGGGACGACTACGTGACAGAGCTGTCGGCCCAGGGCTCGCCGGCCCCCCAGCATGGCCCCGAGGTCTATGTCCTGCCCCTCAccaaggtgtccctgcccatggccaaGCAGCCGGGGCGCTCAG TGCAGCTCCTCAAGTCGGCGGACCTGGGGCGGCAGAGCCTGCTCTACCTGAAGGAGATCGGGCATGGCTGGTTCGGCAAG GTGTTCCTGGGGGAGGTGAACTCGGGCATCAGCAGCACCCAGGTGGTGGTGAAGGAGCTGAAGGCGAGTGCCAGCGTGCAGGACCAGATGCAGTTCCTGGAGGAAGCGCAGCCCTACAG AGCCCTCCAGCACACCaacctgctgcagtgcctggcccAGTGCGCCGAGGTCACCCCGTACCTGCTGGTGATGGAGTTCTGCCCGCTG GGTGACCTGAAGGGGTACCTGCGGAGCTGCCGGGGGGCCGAGGCCATGACCCCGGACCTGCTGACCCTGCAGAGGATGGCGTGCGAGGTGGCCTGCGGTGTCCTGCATCTGCACAGGAACAACTACATCCACAG TGACCTGGCCCTGCGGAACTGCCTCCTGACCGCCGACCTCACTGTGAAGATCGGGGACTATGGGCTCTCGCACTGCAAGTACAAA GACGACTACTTCGTGACGGCCGACCAGCTGTGGGTGCCGCTGCGCTGGATCGCGCCCGAGCTCATCGATGAGGTGCACGGCAACCTGCTTGTGGTGGACCAGACCAAGGCCAGCAATGTCTG GTCGCTGGGCGTCACCATCTGGGAGCTGTTTGAGCTGGGCAGCCAGCCCTACGACCACTACTCCGACCGCCAAGTGCTGGCCTACGCCAtcaaggagcagcagctgaagctgcccaAGCCCCAGCTGAAGCTGTCGCTGTCGGAGCGCTG GTACGAGGTGATGCAgttctgctggctgcagcctgagcagcgCCCCACAGCCGAGGAGGTGCACCTGCTGCTGTCCTACCTGTGCGCCAAGGGGGCCACAGAGGCGGAGGAGGACTTCGAGAAGCGCTGGAATTCCATGAAGCCCAACGGCAGCGCCAGCGGCAGCCACCACGGCCCCGAGCTCTCGTCCTTCCCGCTGCTGGAGCAGTTCTCAGCCGACGGGTTCCCCTCAGACGGGGACGACATCCTCACTGTCATGGAGACCAGCCATGGCCTCAACTTCGAGTACAAGTGGGAGCACACCAAGACCGAGCACTTCCAGGCCCCCCTGGGGtccctgagccccagcagcGCCGCCCGCTACCACGACCTCTATTACCCGGCCACGACggcagggctcagcctgggggTGTCCCCGTCCTGCTACGAGTGCAAGGCGTCCGGCTGCCCCGGGGTGCCGGTGCCCGGCGTGGTGCCCATACTGGGCGCCCACAGCCCCTCGCTGGGCAGCGAGTACTACATCCGCATCGAGGGCCCCGGCGAGGGCAGCGCCGAGCTGGACTACGCCATGTGCACCTACAGCCCGGCGGGCGAGCGCGGGGCCCTGCGCCCCCCGGCCGGCTGGAGAGCCCagggcggccgcggcggcggcaccTACGACTCGGACGGCAGCCCCACCGTGTCCCTGAGCATGGAGCCGCTGCTGGGCCACGCGCCCGCGGGCGAGGGCTCCTGGGAGTGCGCCGAGTACTACCCCTACCCCTGCCCCGGGCAGGAGCCGCGGGGCTACGAGCCGACCCCCAGCCACGGGGCCGAGGGCTATCTGCTGGCGGAGGAGCCCCCCCAGCCGGGCAGCCAGGACTGGCCCGTCCCCGCCTTCCAGCCCGGTGTCTTTGCCGACCCGCTGGGCGTCTCGCCGTCGGGGAACTGCGCCTACAGCCCCCCGGGGTACGGGGGGACACCGGGCCCGAGCGGGGTCCCGCCGGACTGCGTGGCGCTGGAGCTGGGCGAGGACAGCCCCCCCAGCGCCCCCCACCCGCCCGGTGCCAGCCCCCCGCCTCAGCGCCATCCCTGGGCCTCCAACAGCTCCTCCAACAACAACATCGGCAGCGGCAGCCCCCGCGAGCCCCCGGCCGGCGACAGCTGGTGCTACCGCCGCATGATCACCTTCCGCGGGCTCATGGCCAAGCCGCTGGGCACAGTGCCCCGCGGGCAGCCCCAGCTCGGGGGGTCCCCGCCGGGACACGACTTCCTCCGCCCGCGGCAGGATCAGCCCCCCGCAATGGCCGGCGGCTCCTCCTCCCCGTGCCGCTCGCCCTCCCCGCGGCGGCAGGCCTGGCACGGCCGTGACTCATCACCCTGCGGCCCCGCGCAGCCCGGCACGCTGGCGGGCAGCCCCGCCGCGCCCTGgggccccgccgcggccccgaCACCTGCGCCGGGGGCCCCGCGCGATGCCCGGCCCGAGGAGAGCTCGGCGGCGGGAAGCCCTGCCCGCAGCCCGCTGTcccccgccgcgccggggccgggggaggCCGCCCCCACCATGGCTGGCACGGCCGCCCCGAACCCCGGCCCCCCCGGCGAGCCCGGCGCAGATGGCGCCCAGCCCACACCGGAGCCCGCCGAGGCGCCCGCGCCGGTGCCCGCGGAGGCCGTGGCTGAGAGCGGCGCCTGTGCCGCCGGCGACGCCGACCGGACGCCGGACAAGAcgttctccagcagcagcttccccagcGTGGACGAGGGCAGCGACGAGGACACGGCCGAGCTGACCTCCGGCGTCTTCACCGACTTCTCCGGGGAATACACGGAGCGGGCGGAGGCGGTCCCGGCGCTCAGGTCCCTGCAGAAGCAGGTGGGGACGCCGGACTCGCTGGAGTCGCTGGACATCCCCTCCACGGCCAGCTCCTGCGAGGTGCTCAGCCCCGGCGCCTTCGCGCCCGCCGGCCAAGCCCGCGCCCTCGACAGCGGCTACGACACCGAGAACAACGAGTCCCCCGAGTTCGTCCTTAAGGAGCCCCACGAGCCCCGAGAGCCCGAAGCCTTCAGCCAGCTGGGGAAGCCgcccccggggctgccggggggCGAGGCTCCGGGCCCTGAAACGCGGCTGCCCAGTGCCCCGGGGGCCGAGCTGCCCGGCCTGGCCGAGAAGAGCCCCTACCGCGACTCTGCCTATTTCTCCGACTGCGACGCCGAGGCCGAGCGCGGCCACAAGGACGAGGGGGACAGCGATGGGTCCCGCACGCCGGAGGCAGAGGAGGGTCCTCGCTCCCCTACGCAGGACATAGGACGAGGAGAGGACCCGCTGCACCCGCCGGGGGCACCCGGCAGCCCCCCGGCAGCGCCTGGCGTCGCGGTGGCAGTGCCCACACCAGCGGCGGTGGCTTTGGAGGGGGACTGGGTGGGGACAGAGGCCGGGAGCGCGCCGGAGCAGGCACCTGGCACCGAGCAGAGCCCCGCTGGCACGGGGCTGGTGCCGGGCAGCCCCCCGCGCCCTGACACAGACACCTGTCCCCCGGGCTCTGTGACCCCCAAGACTTTCCTCTTGACCCCAGTGCCAGTGAGCCCTGGGGAGCCATCGGCTGTCGGAGGGACCTGCATGCCCGAGGGCGTCCCTGGACTTGGGGGAGCCACAGTGGGGGACAAACAGACTGTGACCCCCGCGCTGGGGCTTGGGGACCTGGGCCTGCCCCTGGAGGGGACTGGGGCGGGCGATGCACCAGGGGGTCCCAGCACGCTGCTGCCTGGGGGCAAATCCCCCCCGGGTCTCTCCCCGCCCCCGGCTGCCCCCGAGCGCCGTGAGgagccagaggaggaggaggaggacacaGAAGACAGCGACGAGTCGGACGAGGAGCTGCGCTGCTACAACATCCAGGAGCAGAGCGAGGAGAGCGAGGAGGAGCCGGCAGCTGTGCCCATCGTGGTGGCCGAGAGCCAGAGTGGCCGGAACCTGCGCAGCCTCCTCAAGATGCCCAGCCTGCTGTCCGAGGCCTTCTGCGAGGACCTGGAGCGCAAGAAAAAGGCTGTCTCCTTCTATGATGACGTGACCATCTACCTCTTCGACCAG gaaagcccCACGAGGGAgctggctgagcagagcttcCCGGAGCCCACCCTGCCTTCAGGGCAGCCCCCCTCGCCTTCGGGGCAGCCCCCTGCCAGTggcagcccccccagccccacggaCAGGCTTGGAGCCTCCGACGACTCCTCAGATGGCAACGCCTCGGAAGAGA GTGGTGGCTTTGAGTGGGATGACGACTTCCCGCTGATGCCAGTGAAGCCGTCCTTGGTGGCCTCGCTGCCGGGGACGCCGGCGGAGCCCCCCGCGGCCGTGCCCGCCCTGCCCGCCCTGGTGCCGGCGCAGAAACAGGTGCTGCCCATCCAGTTCTCCCGGTTCACGGTGTCACCCGCCCCGGTGTCCCGGTTCTCCATCACCCACGTCTCCGACTCGGACATGGACTCCATAGGAG gCAGCAGCGAAGACGGCGACCGGGAGTGA